One Clostridium estertheticum DNA segment encodes these proteins:
- a CDS encoding ABC transporter substrate-binding protein — MKTKKVLTLLIAMTLTLSMFAGCASKSSSNTTEKPKQKANIRFATWDSDETLTLQQKLVDKFNSENKDVNVVLEGYGNDYDTKIAAGIGANDAPDVMYMWNYPQYGGALEPLDSYIQKEGQPYKDNFYEALWNYNSIKGKVLGMPVGYTTHVVYYNKALFDKAGIPYPTAGWTWQELTETAKKLTSKSEKVYGFAFSGKPDPYDFEMYLWNNSTKYAGADSKLEGNLNSNKAVETLSMFQNMEKDGIAIASEGSGLDEMKTGKAAMFINGSWSLDTLKSAGIKFGVATLPVFEKGKKSVSIISSSGVSISKTSKNKEAAWKFMKYWTSEEVNKARIGYEIPVLKSVAKSENLLNDSTYSVFYTMLSQSEGYTPSSFKIDKWSQISDKLSLVFEQVFNSSSYKNPKQALDEAVK, encoded by the coding sequence ATGAAAACAAAAAAAGTATTAACATTATTAATTGCAATGACTTTAACTCTAAGCATGTTTGCTGGTTGTGCAAGTAAATCAAGCAGCAATACTACAGAAAAACCTAAACAAAAGGCAAACATAAGATTTGCAACATGGGACTCTGATGAAACTCTTACATTGCAGCAGAAACTAGTTGATAAGTTCAACAGTGAAAACAAGGATGTGAATGTAGTTCTAGAGGGATATGGTAATGACTATGATACTAAGATTGCTGCAGGCATAGGCGCAAATGATGCTCCTGATGTAATGTATATGTGGAATTATCCTCAATATGGAGGTGCCCTTGAACCTCTTGATAGTTATATTCAAAAAGAAGGACAACCTTATAAGGATAACTTCTATGAAGCATTATGGAACTATAATTCTATAAAGGGAAAAGTTCTTGGCATGCCTGTAGGTTACACAACTCATGTAGTTTACTACAATAAAGCACTCTTTGATAAAGCTGGTATTCCATATCCAACAGCTGGCTGGACTTGGCAGGAACTTACAGAAACAGCAAAGAAGCTGACAAGTAAAAGTGAAAAGGTATATGGATTTGCTTTTTCTGGCAAGCCGGATCCCTATGATTTTGAGATGTATCTATGGAACAATAGCACTAAATATGCAGGAGCTGATTCAAAACTTGAGGGAAATCTAAATAGCAATAAGGCTGTGGAAACTCTTAGTATGTTCCAAAACATGGAAAAAGATGGCATTGCAATTGCCTCTGAGGGCTCTGGTTTAGATGAAATGAAAACCGGAAAGGCTGCAATGTTTATAAACGGGTCATGGTCGTTGGATACTTTAAAAAGCGCTGGTATAAAATTCGGTGTTGCAACACTGCCAGTATTTGAGAAAGGCAAGAAATCCGTAAGTATTATAAGTTCTTCAGGAGTTTCTATATCAAAGACCTCAAAGAATAAGGAAGCTGCATGGAAGTTTATGAAATACTGGACATCTGAGGAAGTAAATAAGGCTCGTATTGGATATGAAATTCCAGTATTAAAATCCGTGGCAAAATCAGAAAATCTTTTAAATGATAGCACATATTCAGTATTCTATACTATGCTCAGCCAGAGTGAAGGGTATACACCTTCATCATTCAAAATAGATAAATGGAGTCAGATATCTGATAAATTATCACTTGTCTTCGAACAGGTATTTAATTCAAGTAGCTATAAGAATCCTAAACAGGCTCTTGATGAAGCTGTGAAATAG
- a CDS encoding carbohydrate ABC transporter permease: protein MEQNKEIKIKKKKFMSNITPYLFISPWIIGFLVFTLVPLVFSLIMSFYNWPVIGTREFVGLGNYINMFKTDTQFFKSLAITLKFALIFVPLNLILALILALLITRPVKGVKFFRTIFYIPTVVSGVAISIIWGWILNSQYGILNHFLSLIGLTGPKWLTDPKVAITAIVIASAWGVGTMMLIFYTAISSIPKDVYEAAYIDGASPVRSFFAITLPLITPTLLFNLITSTITALQQLTLALLLTNGGPMKSTYFYGLYVYNNAFKQFKLGYASANAWFMFVVILILTAVIFKSSDTWVFYENELAVNKKGGNKK, encoded by the coding sequence ATGGAACAGAACAAGGAGATAAAAATAAAAAAGAAGAAGTTTATGAGTAATATTACACCTTATCTTTTTATATCACCATGGATAATAGGATTTCTTGTATTCACTCTAGTGCCGCTGGTTTTCTCATTGATAATGAGTTTTTACAATTGGCCGGTTATAGGAACACGGGAATTTGTAGGCCTGGGCAATTACATAAATATGTTTAAGACTGATACTCAGTTTTTTAAATCACTTGCTATAACACTAAAATTTGCCTTAATTTTTGTACCTTTAAATCTTATTTTAGCTCTTATTCTTGCACTTCTTATAACTAGGCCAGTAAAGGGAGTAAAGTTCTTCAGAACTATTTTCTATATACCTACTGTAGTATCGGGTGTGGCAATTTCAATTATTTGGGGATGGATTTTAAATTCTCAATATGGAATTTTAAATCATTTTTTATCCCTTATAGGGCTTACAGGCCCAAAGTGGCTCACAGACCCCAAAGTGGCTATTACAGCTATTGTTATTGCAAGTGCTTGGGGAGTAGGTACAATGATGCTTATATTCTATACAGCAATAAGTAGCATTCCAAAAGATGTGTACGAAGCAGCTTATATAGATGGTGCATCGCCTGTGCGATCCTTCTTTGCCATTACACTGCCACTTATTACTCCAACACTTTTATTTAATCTTATTACATCAACTATCACTGCGTTGCAGCAGCTTACTTTGGCGCTATTATTAACAAATGGGGGACCTATGAAATCAACTTATTTTTATGGGCTTTATGTGTATAACAATGCCTTTAAGCAGTTCAAACTTGGATATGCCAGTGCAAATGCGTGGTTTATGTTTGTTGTAATATTAATTTTGACAGCTGTTATATTTAAATCCTCTGACACCTGGGTATTCTACGAAAACGAATTGGCTGTTAACAAAAAAGGAGGTAATAAAAAGTGA
- a CDS encoding carbohydrate ABC transporter permease, whose product MKISKTEKIIIYIFLGIFTIYFLFPFVWMILTAFKTEGEAFSFPPKIMPSVWHFDNFIKAWNSQPFYVYLKNSVIVTVLTTIGQVISCSLVAYGFARYNFKGKNILFVLLLSTMMIPWDVTMIPLYMEFNAFKWINTLKPLIVPSFFASAYSVFLLRQFLMGIPRDFEEAAKIDGANDFQIFSKIFVPIMRAPLILIGVLNILLVWNDYLGPLIFLQDRTKYTLALGLASFKGVHNMQIIPIMAITILMIIPPIIVFAFAQKYIVEGMSGGIKQ is encoded by the coding sequence GTGAAGATAAGCAAAACGGAAAAGATAATAATATATATATTTTTAGGTATATTTACAATTTATTTTTTATTTCCTTTTGTATGGATGATTCTTACAGCATTTAAAACAGAAGGGGAAGCCTTTTCATTTCCACCTAAGATAATGCCTAGTGTATGGCACTTTGACAATTTTATAAAAGCTTGGAATTCGCAACCCTTCTATGTGTACTTAAAAAACTCTGTAATTGTAACTGTGCTTACTACAATAGGTCAGGTTATTTCTTGTTCACTTGTGGCCTATGGTTTTGCAAGATACAATTTCAAGGGAAAGAATATACTCTTTGTTTTACTGCTTTCTACTATGATGATTCCTTGGGATGTAACAATGATACCCCTTTATATGGAATTTAATGCTTTTAAATGGATAAATACATTAAAACCTCTGATTGTACCCTCGTTTTTTGCATCAGCGTATAGTGTATTTCTCTTAAGACAGTTTTTAATGGGAATCCCAAGGGATTTTGAAGAAGCTGCAAAAATTGATGGAGCAAATGATTTTCAGATTTTTTCAAAGATATTTGTTCCTATTATGAGGGCACCTTTAATACTTATAGGCGTACTTAATATCCTTCTTGTATGGAATGATTATCTTGGTCCTCTTATTTTCCTACAGGATAGAACAAAATATACTTTAGCACTGGGACTTGCATCATTTAAGGGAGTCCACAACATGCAAATAATACCTATAATGGCCATTACGATTCTTATGATAATACCACCTATTATTGTTTTTGCCTTTGCACAAAAGTATATTGTAGAAGGTATGAGCGGTGGTATAAAACAATAA
- the ebgA gene encoding beta-galactosidase subunit alpha translates to MQRKIKDWENIDLLHVNRKDSRADFNGYNSMEDALTYDEVKSFGKITLDGLWKFMFLKAPELSPDNFNSIEYDASNWNDIVVPGNWQLQGYGKMHYTDVYYPFPINPPYVPTENPTGIYKRSFKLDSKWLGNRTMLKFHGVDSAFNIWVNGQPAGYGKGSRLTSEFDITSFVNQGENEITVRVYQWSDGTYLEDQDMWWLSGIFRSVELINEPYACIDDIYVVTDFDENYNDSTLKLDILCSNYNTVGIKGFSVKCSLFDMSNRDICEFEYSDIAIEKENCIKILLEKKILSPNKWTAETPYLYTLIVELEDSAGETFYSVPLKIGFRKIEVKDGNFTVNGKIIMLNGVNRHDFNPETGRTVTRKNMLDDVLLMKKHNINAVRTSHYPNHPYFYELCDIYGLYVIDETDIECHGFELTGNYNWISDNNRWEKAYVDRAVRMVKRDRNHPSIIMWSLGNESGFGSNFTAMAQACRSIDNTRLIHYEGDREAVISDVFSTMYTRLHKLEEIGKDEEGKKPHILCEYGHAMGNGPGGLKEYQEMFRKYKRLQGGFIWEWFDHGIKQKNQEGQEHYAYGGEFGDYPHNGNFCIDGLIFPSREPSPGLLEYKKVIEPISTYALDLERGIIKVKNLYDFIDLSHVDIKWNVSFDENLLDSGVIHLSDVNPGEEKEIKIPINIQKVIENTDYWINIKYVLNRDELWAKAGHEITFEQFKLPIFESNKYIRPVNRELEVKENGGKIIIVGSDFEVIFNKIFGCLEEYKYKGRRIIEKGPSLNFWRAPIDNDMYLLKDWKEKYFLHMMQEILEYIEYEKHSSFVCVKIGVHIAPPNQGWAFKAVYNYTIHSNGDIVIKVEGHPFRKELNMPSIIPKIGLELFVNKELSSAAWYGKGPGESYSDSKLASTTGVYRNKVENMHTPYIYPQENGNHTDVYWMSVKDLNTGIFVKSSSTFDFTVHDYTKEMLETARHQHEIKKADFMVLDIDYRQNGLGSASCGQDQLPKYKLSPGEFNFEVELSFYNEENIDLVKYSKILYEK, encoded by the coding sequence ATGCAGCGAAAGATAAAGGATTGGGAAAATATTGATTTACTCCATGTAAACAGAAAAGATAGTCGGGCAGATTTTAATGGATATAATTCCATGGAGGATGCTTTAACCTATGATGAGGTTAAAAGCTTTGGAAAAATAACACTTGATGGATTATGGAAATTTATGTTTCTAAAAGCGCCGGAATTGTCCCCTGATAACTTTAATAGTATTGAATATGATGCTTCAAACTGGAATGATATTGTGGTCCCAGGAAATTGGCAGCTTCAGGGCTATGGAAAGATGCACTATACTGATGTATATTACCCATTCCCTATCAATCCACCATATGTGCCTACAGAAAATCCTACAGGAATTTATAAACGTAGTTTTAAGCTGGACAGTAAATGGTTAGGAAATCGTACTATGCTAAAATTTCATGGTGTAGATAGTGCCTTTAATATCTGGGTAAATGGACAGCCTGCAGGTTATGGCAAGGGAAGCAGATTAACCTCAGAATTTGATATAACCTCTTTTGTTAATCAGGGAGAAAATGAAATTACAGTAAGGGTTTATCAGTGGTCTGACGGTACATACCTTGAAGACCAGGATATGTGGTGGCTCAGTGGAATCTTCAGAAGTGTGGAATTAATAAACGAGCCCTATGCTTGTATAGACGACATTTATGTTGTAACTGACTTTGATGAGAATTACAATGACTCAACCCTAAAGCTTGATATACTCTGCTCAAACTACAACACTGTAGGCATTAAGGGATTTAGTGTGAAATGCAGTTTATTTGATATGAGCAATAGAGATATATGTGAATTTGAATATAGTGATATTGCCATAGAAAAAGAGAATTGTATTAAAATATTACTAGAGAAAAAAATATTATCCCCAAACAAGTGGACAGCTGAAACTCCTTATTTATATACACTTATAGTGGAATTAGAGGATTCAGCAGGAGAAACTTTTTACTCTGTACCTCTTAAAATTGGCTTTAGAAAAATAGAGGTTAAAGATGGGAATTTCACTGTAAATGGAAAAATAATAATGTTAAATGGAGTGAATAGGCACGATTTCAACCCTGAAACGGGAAGAACTGTAACAAGAAAAAATATGTTAGATGATGTGCTTTTAATGAAGAAACATAACATAAACGCGGTTAGAACCTCTCATTATCCAAACCACCCTTATTTTTATGAACTATGTGATATTTATGGTTTGTATGTAATAGATGAGACCGATATTGAGTGCCATGGCTTTGAGCTTACGGGAAATTATAATTGGATAAGTGATAATAACAGATGGGAAAAGGCATATGTAGATAGGGCTGTACGGATGGTGAAAAGGGATAGGAACCATCCCTCAATTATTATGTGGTCATTGGGAAATGAATCAGGATTCGGAAGCAACTTTACTGCTATGGCACAGGCATGCCGCAGTATCGATAATACAAGACTTATACACTATGAAGGCGATAGAGAAGCAGTTATAAGCGACGTATTTAGTACTATGTATACAAGGCTCCACAAGCTTGAAGAAATCGGAAAAGATGAGGAAGGGAAAAAGCCACATATACTTTGTGAATATGGACATGCCATGGGGAATGGACCTGGAGGTCTTAAGGAATATCAGGAAATGTTTAGAAAATATAAAAGGCTTCAGGGCGGATTTATATGGGAATGGTTTGATCACGGTATAAAGCAAAAAAACCAAGAGGGACAGGAGCACTATGCTTATGGAGGAGAATTTGGTGATTATCCACATAATGGTAACTTCTGCATAGATGGACTTATATTTCCGAGTAGAGAGCCATCACCAGGTCTTTTAGAGTATAAGAAGGTTATTGAGCCTATTAGTACCTATGCTTTGGATCTTGAAAGAGGAATAATTAAAGTTAAAAATTTGTACGATTTTATTGATTTATCACATGTTGATATAAAATGGAATGTTAGCTTTGATGAAAACCTATTGGATTCTGGAGTTATACACCTTAGTGATGTTAATCCAGGAGAGGAAAAGGAAATTAAAATCCCGATTAATATACAAAAGGTAATTGAAAATACAGATTACTGGATTAATATAAAATATGTTTTAAATAGAGATGAGTTGTGGGCAAAAGCTGGGCATGAGATAACATTTGAGCAGTTCAAGCTTCCAATTTTTGAATCAAATAAGTATATACGTCCTGTTAATAGAGAACTAGAGGTAAAAGAAAATGGCGGAAAAATTATTATAGTGGGAAGTGATTTCGAGGTTATTTTTAATAAAATTTTTGGATGCCTTGAGGAGTATAAATACAAAGGCAGGAGGATAATAGAGAAAGGGCCTAGCTTAAACTTTTGGCGCGCTCCTATTGATAATGACATGTACCTTTTGAAGGATTGGAAAGAAAAATATTTCCTTCACATGATGCAGGAGATATTAGAATATATTGAATATGAAAAACATAGTTCTTTTGTTTGTGTAAAAATAGGTGTTCATATTGCCCCACCAAATCAAGGATGGGCCTTTAAAGCAGTATATAATTACACCATACACTCTAATGGTGATATAGTGATAAAGGTAGAAGGACATCCTTTTAGGAAAGAACTAAATATGCCAAGTATAATCCCGAAAATAGGGCTTGAACTATTTGTAAATAAGGAACTTAGCAGTGCAGCGTGGTATGGAAAAGGTCCTGGTGAATCCTATAGTGATAGTAAGCTCGCATCTACTACTGGGGTATATAGAAATAAAGTAGAAAATATGCACACGCCCTATATATATCCACAAGAAAATGGAAATCATACAGATGTATATTGGATGAGCGTAAAGGATTTAAATACTGGGATTTTTGTAAAGTCTAGCAGCACCTTTGATTTTACTGTTCACGACTATACAAAAGAAATGTTAGAAACTGCTAGGCACCAGCATGAAATAAAAAAAGCTGATTTTATGGTGTTAGATATTGACTATAGACAAAATGGACTTGGAAGCGCTAGCTGTGGTCAGGATCAACTTCCGAAGTATAAGCTAAGTCCTGGGGAATTTAATTTTGAAGTTGAGCTGTCATTTTATAATGAAGAAAATATAGACCTTGTAAAATACAGTAAAATTTTATATGAAAAATAG
- a CDS encoding amylo-alpha-1,6-glucosidase: protein MEFNISDVPFSRYGSYLVFSTDLESGELLLRDVHGGDESESTIFKIEVIKNGNPVPYSIKVSETKLTLMGAENPQDEINICISEEDMIHIEARGIGLRFNAVKTRYDNVLQYDLDKWEYHFYSKEIKMMFSLIEGNVALNAPWKIVGNESIAMDVETKEDYMHLVIESYKTVWKCKNFESYEMAQKKVDECYGDWIKSMPEVLERYKASRELASYITWSCVVHPQDKLTRYAMYMSKNSMNNIWSWDNCFNAMMLSLNHPGLALDQLLLFVDNQDECGIYPDFINDRYSSFSCCKPPIHAWAFSKIRKNNNFFNTRDVVETMYESLSRATEYWLVYRRKNKNTLPLYNHGNDSGWDNASVFHMGIPVESPDLAAHLIRQMDILSEMADELGKMEDKDRWRKEADDMYELLMKRLWSGNGFSAIVHAAQEREIPYRTSLLLRLPIVIGYRFPTEITASIVTSLKDDFESTFGLATESYKSPLYKEDGYWLGPVWAPVMYLIIDALNSLGYSSIAKDYAQRFCNATITGGMAENFDPFTGKGLVDPAFTWTSSVFLMLAKEYL, encoded by the coding sequence ATGGAATTTAATATAAGTGATGTACCCTTTAGTCGGTACGGATCATATCTTGTTTTTTCTACAGATTTAGAGTCTGGAGAATTGCTTTTAAGAGATGTGCATGGAGGAGATGAATCCGAAAGCACAATTTTTAAAATAGAAGTAATAAAAAATGGAAACCCAGTCCCATACAGTATTAAAGTTAGTGAAACAAAGCTAACTTTAATGGGAGCTGAAAATCCCCAGGATGAAATTAATATTTGTATTAGTGAAGAGGATATGATTCATATTGAAGCGAGAGGCATTGGACTTCGGTTTAATGCAGTTAAAACAAGATATGATAATGTACTCCAGTATGATTTAGATAAGTGGGAATATCATTTTTATTCCAAGGAAATTAAAATGATGTTTTCCTTGATAGAGGGGAATGTAGCATTAAATGCACCCTGGAAGATTGTAGGGAATGAAAGCATAGCTATGGATGTTGAAACTAAAGAAGACTATATGCATCTTGTTATAGAGAGTTATAAGACCGTGTGGAAATGTAAAAACTTTGAAAGTTATGAAATGGCTCAAAAAAAGGTGGACGAATGCTATGGAGATTGGATTAAATCCATGCCTGAAGTTCTAGAGAGGTACAAGGCCTCAAGGGAGCTTGCAAGCTATATAACTTGGTCCTGTGTTGTTCATCCTCAGGATAAATTAACACGTTATGCCATGTATATGTCAAAAAATTCAATGAACAACATATGGAGTTGGGATAACTGTTTTAATGCAATGATGTTAAGTTTAAATCATCCGGGACTTGCTTTAGACCAGCTTTTGTTATTTGTAGATAATCAGGATGAGTGTGGAATATACCCGGATTTTATAAATGACAGGTATTCCTCCTTTAGCTGCTGTAAGCCACCTATTCATGCATGGGCCTTTAGTAAAATAAGAAAAAACAACAACTTTTTTAACACTAGAGATGTTGTGGAAACTATGTATGAATCCTTATCAAGAGCAACAGAGTACTGGCTAGTGTATAGAAGGAAAAACAAAAATACTCTTCCCCTGTATAACCATGGCAATGATTCAGGGTGGGATAATGCTTCTGTTTTCCATATGGGTATTCCCGTGGAGTCTCCTGACCTAGCAGCTCATCTTATAAGACAGATGGATATTTTATCCGAAATGGCAGATGAACTAGGTAAGATGGAAGATAAGGACAGATGGAGAAAAGAAGCAGATGATATGTATGAGCTTTTAATGAAACGTCTATGGAGTGGAAATGGTTTTTCAGCTATTGTACATGCGGCCCAGGAGAGAGAAATACCCTATAGAACTAGTCTTTTATTAAGGCTTCCTATTGTTATTGGGTATAGGTTTCCAACTGAGATAACAGCTAGTATTGTAACCAGTCTTAAAGATGATTTTGAAAGCACCTTTGGTCTTGCTACGGAATCTTATAAAAGTCCCCTGTATAAGGAGGATGGCTATTGGCTTGGACCTGTTTGGGCTCCTGTTATGTATCTGATAATTGATGCATTAAATTCTTTGGGGTATTCATCAATTGCTAAGGATTATGCCCAGCGTTTCTGCAATGCAACCATTACAGGAGGCATGGCTGAAAATTTTGATCCTTTTACAGGTAAAGGCCTGGTAGACCCTGCTTTTACATGGACATCCAGCGTGTTTTTAATGCTGGCCAAGGAGTATTTATAA
- a CDS encoding DMT family transporter, which translates to MKKYIGELGLLSVAIIWGMGFVASRVSLDSKLTPFQIMTLRFFISTVLMAVIYRKNLKKINSGSLKAGIILGFFLFLAFAFQTEGLQYTTPSKNAFLTSINVVMVPFIGTMLFKKPVDKFGIIGALLACTGAGILTLNGSFKINTGDMLTIICALGFAFHIFFVGEYVKKYDAIMITIIQLAVAFILSLIAIIVMGQTNIHLNSQGVLAVSYLGIFSTALAFLLQNVSQRYTTGTRAAIILSTESVFGALASVIFLGEQMTLKILIGCLLIFVAIITSETKFSFFRKSKALK; encoded by the coding sequence ATGAAAAAGTATATTGGAGAGCTTGGGCTTTTATCTGTTGCAATAATATGGGGTATGGGGTTTGTAGCATCCCGTGTATCCTTAGATTCAAAGCTTACTCCATTTCAAATTATGACTCTCAGGTTTTTTATTTCTACAGTGCTTATGGCAGTAATATACAGAAAAAATCTTAAAAAAATTAATAGTGGCTCTTTAAAGGCTGGAATAATTTTAGGTTTCTTTCTTTTTCTGGCCTTTGCTTTTCAGACTGAGGGTCTTCAGTATACAACGCCTTCAAAGAATGCATTTTTAACTTCTATAAATGTGGTTATGGTACCTTTTATAGGTACAATGTTGTTTAAGAAACCTGTAGACAAATTTGGGATAATAGGAGCACTGCTTGCGTGTACTGGTGCAGGAATTTTAACTCTAAATGGAAGTTTTAAGATAAATACAGGGGATATGCTCACAATAATATGTGCCCTCGGCTTTGCTTTTCACATATTTTTTGTAGGCGAATATGTGAAAAAATATGATGCTATTATGATTACTATTATTCAACTTGCTGTTGCTTTCATACTGTCGTTAATAGCAATTATTGTTATGGGACAAACAAATATTCACCTGAATTCACAGGGAGTACTCGCAGTATCATATCTTGGTATCTTTAGTACGGCGCTAGCGTTTCTTCTGCAAAATGTTTCGCAGAGGTATACAACAGGAACCAGAGCAGCTATTATACTTTCTACGGAATCTGTGTTTGGAGCTCTAGCATCGGTTATATTTCTAGGAGAGCAGATGACTTTAAAAATATTAATAGGATGCTTGTTAATATTTGTTGCTATTATTACCTCAGAAACAAAATTTTCTTTTTTTAGAAAAAGTAAAGCATTAAAATAA
- a CDS encoding LacI family DNA-binding transcriptional regulator — protein sequence MAIIKDIAERARVSIATVSRVLNYDETLSVSAETRQRVFEAAQELEYTPPKRKKSRKKFKIGLLYSYSLEEELEDTYYLSIRVSIEKRLVAEGAKIFRISKNDDLEKLKNIDGIIALGTFNINDVERIKKFIRPVVFVDTAQDEDLFDSVIINFSKSVRNALDYLFSLGHNKIAYIGGIDLDINGDRFIDLREDTYCKYMKEKGSYNENLIKVGNYTPRDGYKLMKEILEADTIPTATFVANDSIAIGCYKAIYEKKLKIPDDMSIVGFNDISSAQYMTPPLTTIKLHIEFMGETAVDLLIERLISGREICKKITIPAKFIIRESCKEI from the coding sequence ATGGCTATTATAAAAGATATTGCTGAGAGGGCTAGAGTGTCAATTGCTACAGTATCAAGAGTTTTAAATTATGATGAAACATTAAGTGTATCAGCTGAAACAAGACAGAGAGTATTTGAAGCTGCTCAGGAGCTTGAATATACACCTCCAAAACGTAAAAAAAGCAGAAAAAAATTCAAAATAGGTCTTCTTTATTCCTATTCTCTTGAAGAGGAACTTGAAGATACTTATTACCTGTCTATAAGGGTATCAATAGAAAAAAGACTTGTGGCAGAGGGAGCTAAGATATTTAGAATAAGCAAAAATGATGATCTTGAAAAACTTAAGAATATTGATGGTATTATTGCTCTTGGGACCTTTAATATCAACGATGTTGAAAGAATAAAAAAGTTTATAAGGCCCGTGGTTTTTGTAGATACGGCGCAAGATGAGGATTTGTTTGATTCTGTGATAATTAATTTTTCAAAGTCCGTAAGAAATGCTCTTGATTACTTATTTTCATTAGGACATAATAAGATAGCCTATATAGGTGGAATAGATTTAGATATTAATGGGGATAGGTTTATAGATTTAAGAGAAGATACATATTGTAAATATATGAAAGAAAAAGGGTCGTATAATGAAAATCTTATAAAAGTTGGTAATTATACACCAAGAGACGGTTACAAGTTGATGAAGGAAATTCTAGAAGCCGATACTATACCTACCGCTACTTTTGTAGCTAACGATTCAATTGCAATAGGTTGCTATAAGGCTATATATGAAAAAAAATTAAAGATACCTGATGATATGAGCATAGTTGGCTTTAATGACATTTCTAGCGCACAGTATATGACGCCGCCACTAACTACAATAAAGCTGCACATTGAATTTATGGGAGAAACTGCTGTAGATTTACTTATAGAACGGTTAATATCTGGAAGAGAAATATGTAAAAAAATCACAATACCGGCTAAGTTTATAATTAGAGAAAGTTGTAAAGAAATATAG
- a CDS encoding GntR family transcriptional regulator, which translates to MRNRKITSVSNEKIPSYVAIYNMLYSDIINGLYKNGTQLPSETVLSERYEVSRNTLRQALTILNEDGIISKHQGKGTFVTYKGEDEETEEVSNSNLENPIIQCCKEEIDEIRVSYNYGPPTDIAQQKLNISASEIVMASNNVYLIDKIPVAHSFIQIPVKYINNSNVNLNSEEEVSNLINKTIFELATYAKIHVKIVHAEENITSFLEILDNEPIIYIEEILYNQQREGIARCKFYFIPDKYDLSFKV; encoded by the coding sequence ATGAGAAATAGAAAAATTACAAGTGTGTCCAATGAAAAAATACCATCATATGTAGCTATTTATAATATGCTTTATTCTGATATTATAAACGGCCTCTATAAAAATGGAACGCAACTTCCTAGCGAAACTGTTCTTTCAGAAAGGTATGAAGTAAGTAGAAACACATTAAGACAAGCTCTAACGATTTTAAATGAAGATGGAATAATTTCAAAGCATCAGGGTAAAGGCACCTTTGTTACCTATAAGGGAGAAGACGAAGAAACAGAAGAAGTCTCAAATAGCAACCTTGAAAATCCAATAATTCAGTGCTGCAAAGAGGAAATTGATGAAATTCGTGTTTCTTATAATTACGGACCACCCACGGATATTGCTCAGCAAAAGCTTAATATTAGTGCGAGCGAGATTGTTATGGCAAGTAACAATGTATATTTGATAGACAAAATTCCTGTGGCACACTCTTTTATACAAATTCCAGTGAAGTATATTAATAATAGTAATGTAAACCTAAATTCTGAAGAGGAAGTCTCCAATTTAATTAACAAAACTATATTTGAACTTGCTACATATGCTAAGATTCATGTGAAGATTGTGCATGCTGAAGAGAATATTACATCCTTCCTTGAAATTCTTGATAATGAGCCGATTATTTATATTGAAGAGATTTTGTACAATCAGCAGCGTGAAGGAATAGCAAGGTGTAAGTTTTATTTTATTCCTGATAAATATGATTTATCATTTAAAGTTTAA